Proteins encoded by one window of Pseudonocardia alni:
- a CDS encoding ABC transporter substrate-binding protein has product MRPRTRSRPAVLTALLAVIGLALTGCAGAGTFGLPEGTRIVTIAIVSNPQMEDAIELSPRFEAENPGITVRFVSLSENEARAKITASVATGGDEFDAVMISNYETPQWARNGWLVDLDPLMDATPGYDRDDFTPTIRGALSGPDGHMYSVPFYGESAFLMYRKDLFEQAGLTMPAKPTWDQVAQFADRLTDREQGRGGICLRGKPGWGEVMAPVDAMINSYGGRWFDQDWNAQLTSPEVRKAVNFYVDLVRRDGQAGAAGSGFSECGNQFSQGNTAMWFDATVAAGLLENPDESNVVGKVGYAPAPTGVDGLSSGWLYSWALAIPRTTADKSPEQVEATWKFLSWMTSKPYQKMVGEELGWTSVPPGARQSTYEIPEYVAASQAYAPQTIAAINAANQDRPTRDPVPYTGLQFVGIPEFQDLGTRVSQQISAAIAGQQTADEALDQAQQYAETVGESYQQSGGDR; this is encoded by the coding sequence GTGCGCCCGAGAACCAGGTCGCGTCCCGCCGTCCTCACCGCACTGCTGGCGGTCATCGGTCTCGCCCTCACCGGCTGCGCCGGTGCCGGCACGTTCGGCCTGCCCGAGGGTACGCGGATCGTGACGATCGCGATCGTGTCCAACCCGCAGATGGAGGACGCGATCGAACTGAGCCCGCGGTTCGAGGCCGAGAACCCCGGCATCACCGTGCGCTTCGTGAGCCTGTCGGAGAACGAGGCCCGCGCCAAGATCACCGCATCGGTCGCCACCGGCGGCGACGAGTTCGACGCGGTGATGATCTCGAACTACGAGACCCCGCAGTGGGCCCGCAACGGCTGGCTGGTCGACCTCGACCCGCTGATGGACGCCACTCCCGGCTACGACCGGGACGACTTCACCCCGACCATCCGCGGCGCGCTCTCCGGCCCGGACGGACACATGTACTCGGTGCCGTTCTACGGCGAGTCGGCGTTCCTGATGTACCGCAAGGACCTGTTCGAGCAGGCAGGCCTGACCATGCCCGCGAAGCCGACCTGGGACCAGGTGGCGCAGTTCGCCGACCGTCTCACCGACCGCGAACAGGGCCGCGGCGGCATCTGCCTGCGCGGCAAGCCCGGCTGGGGCGAGGTCATGGCCCCGGTCGACGCGATGATCAACTCCTACGGCGGCCGCTGGTTCGACCAGGACTGGAACGCCCAGCTGACCTCGCCCGAGGTGCGCAAGGCGGTCAACTTCTACGTCGACCTGGTCCGCCGCGACGGCCAGGCCGGTGCCGCGGGCTCCGGCTTCTCCGAGTGCGGCAACCAGTTCAGCCAGGGCAACACCGCGATGTGGTTCGACGCCACCGTCGCCGCGGGCCTGCTGGAGAACCCGGACGAGTCCAACGTCGTCGGGAAGGTCGGCTACGCCCCGGCACCCACCGGCGTCGACGGGCTGTCCTCGGGCTGGCTGTACTCCTGGGCGCTGGCCATCCCCCGCACCACCGCGGACAAGAGCCCGGAGCAGGTCGAGGCGACCTGGAAGTTCCTGTCCTGGATGACCTCGAAGCCGTACCAGAAGATGGTCGGCGAGGAACTCGGCTGGACCTCCGTCCCGCCGGGCGCACGCCAGTCGACCTACGAGATCCCCGAGTACGTCGCCGCCTCGCAGGCCTACGCGCCGCAGACCATCGCGGCGATCAACGCCGCGAACCAGGACCGGCCGACCCGCGACCCCGTCCCGTACACCGGGCTGCAGTTCGTCGGGATCCCCGAGTTCCAGGACCTGGGGACCCGGGTCAGCCAGCAGATCTCCGCGGCCATCGCCGGGCAGCAGACCGCTGACGAGGCCCTCGACCAGGCCCAGCAGTACGCCGAGACCGTCGGCGAGTCCTACCAGCAGAGCGGGGGCGACCGGTGA
- a CDS encoding carbohydrate ABC transporter permease — protein sequence MTAVAERTSTPATTTPRKAPRGAGPLLSVLAWIVGLGFFFPVLWMVMTAFKTEAQAVTIPPTVFFVPTFDNFAEVFGGGVGPYLLNSLFATVASTVLVLLLGTPAAFALSLRPVKKTQDVLFFFISTKMLPVVAAIVPIYVVVNYLGALDNIWTLVVLYTAMNLPIAVWMMRSFFLEVPKELLEAASMDGASLWRSLREVVLPIISPGMAATALICMIFAWNEFFFAVNLTASRAATVPVYLVGFITSEGLYFASLCAAATVAALPVVIAGWIAQNKLVQGLSFGAVK from the coding sequence ATGACCGCAGTCGCCGAACGGACCTCCACCCCCGCGACGACGACGCCGCGGAAGGCCCCGCGCGGGGCCGGGCCGCTGCTGAGCGTGCTGGCCTGGATCGTCGGGCTCGGGTTCTTCTTCCCCGTGCTGTGGATGGTGATGACCGCCTTCAAGACCGAGGCGCAAGCCGTCACGATCCCGCCGACGGTGTTCTTCGTCCCCACGTTCGACAACTTCGCCGAGGTGTTCGGCGGCGGGGTCGGGCCCTACCTGCTCAACTCGCTGTTCGCGACGGTCGCCTCGACGGTCCTGGTGCTCCTGCTGGGCACCCCGGCCGCGTTCGCGCTGTCGCTGCGGCCGGTGAAGAAGACCCAGGACGTGCTGTTCTTCTTCATCTCGACCAAGATGTTGCCGGTCGTCGCGGCGATCGTGCCGATCTACGTCGTCGTGAACTACCTGGGCGCCCTGGACAACATCTGGACGCTCGTCGTGCTCTACACGGCGATGAACCTGCCGATCGCGGTGTGGATGATGCGGTCGTTCTTCCTGGAGGTCCCCAAGGAACTCCTGGAGGCCGCGAGCATGGACGGGGCGTCGCTGTGGCGCTCGCTGCGCGAGGTCGTACTGCCGATCATCTCGCCCGGCATGGCCGCCACCGCGTTGATCTGCATGATCTTCGCCTGGAACGAGTTCTTCTTCGCGGTGAACCTGACCGCCTCGCGGGCCGCGACCGTGCCCGTGTACCTCGTCGGGTTCATCACCTCCGAGGGCCTGTACTTCGCCAGTCTCTGCGCGGCGGCCACCGTGGCCGCGCTACCGGTCGTCATCGCCGGCTGGATCGCCCAGAACAAGCTGGTCCAGGGCCTGTCCTTCGGGGCCGTCAAGTGA
- a CDS encoding carbohydrate ABC transporter permease, whose amino-acid sequence MTTTEAPPQAAPERQTSPAGERRDGWIRRAPLLPALIFTIIVTQLPFLVTIWYSLQSWNLVRPGSQRFVGLENYATVFTDSQFRGVALNSILLTLGAVAIAMVLGLLIALLLNRAFVGRGIVRTLIITPFLITPVAGALLWKSVLFDPTYGLVNFLLSPFGAGQTDWVSTFPRAAVIVALVWQWTPFMMLLILAGLGSQPQEVLEAARMDGATGFAVFREVTLPHLQRFIELGVVLGAIYLVNTFDTIYMMTQGGPGTASANLPFYIYQRAFLGFDIGESAAMGVVTVVATIIVATLALRLIFRSFSAAEEA is encoded by the coding sequence GTGACGACCACAGAGGCACCACCGCAGGCGGCACCGGAACGGCAGACCTCACCGGCCGGGGAGCGTCGCGACGGCTGGATCCGCCGGGCACCGCTGCTGCCCGCGCTGATCTTCACGATCATCGTCACGCAGCTCCCGTTCCTGGTGACGATCTGGTACTCGCTGCAGTCCTGGAACCTGGTGCGCCCCGGCAGCCAGCGCTTCGTCGGGCTGGAGAACTACGCGACGGTGTTCACCGACTCGCAGTTCCGCGGCGTCGCGCTGAACTCGATCCTGCTCACCCTGGGCGCGGTCGCGATCGCGATGGTGCTCGGGCTGCTGATCGCGCTGCTGCTCAACCGCGCGTTCGTCGGCCGCGGCATCGTCCGGACGCTGATCATCACGCCGTTCCTGATCACCCCGGTCGCCGGTGCGCTGCTGTGGAAGTCGGTGCTGTTCGACCCCACCTACGGCTTGGTGAACTTCCTGCTCTCGCCGTTCGGCGCCGGGCAGACCGACTGGGTGTCCACCTTCCCGCGGGCCGCGGTGATCGTCGCGCTGGTGTGGCAGTGGACGCCGTTCATGATGCTGCTGATCCTCGCCGGGCTCGGCTCCCAGCCGCAGGAGGTCCTCGAGGCCGCCCGGATGGACGGGGCGACCGGGTTCGCGGTGTTCCGCGAGGTGACGCTGCCGCACCTGCAGCGGTTCATCGAGCTCGGTGTCGTGCTCGGCGCGATCTACCTGGTCAACACGTTCGACACGATCTACATGATGACCCAGGGCGGTCCGGGTACGGCGTCGGCGAACCTGCCGTTCTACATCTACCAGCGGGCGTTCCTGGGCTTCGACATCGGCGAGTCCGCCGCGATGGGCGTGGTCACCGTGGTGGCGACGATCATCGTCGCCACCCTGGCGCTGCGCCTGATCTTCCGCAGCTTCTCCGCCGCCGAGGAGGCGTGA
- a CDS encoding ABC transporter ATP-binding protein, whose translation MADVVFDQASRIYTPGAKPAVDRLDLTIEDGEFVVLVGPSGSGKSTALRMLAGLEEIDSGSIRIDGENMVGVASRDRDIAMVFQNYALYPNKTVGENMAFPLKMAGIDKAERAVKVKEAAEILGLTDYLDRKPRALSGGQRQRVAMGRAIVREPRVFLMDEPLSNLDAKMRVQTRTEIAALQRRLGVTTVYVTHDQVEAMTMGDRVALLADGKLQQFASPADLYDRPQNAFVAGFIGSPAMNLFTAKVTERGVTLAGREVALPQDVRSTIGAHQLTEVTLGIRPEQWTVSPDGGEGIPARVDVVEELGSDAYLYGTLAESSGDLSATASLTGSRDDAVVVRTAGRTGARRGDRVALTPSAEGLHLFHPESGDRL comes from the coding sequence GTGGCTGACGTGGTGTTCGACCAGGCATCTCGGATCTACACCCCCGGAGCCAAGCCGGCCGTCGACCGGCTGGACCTGACGATCGAGGACGGCGAGTTCGTCGTGCTCGTCGGGCCGTCCGGATCGGGCAAGTCGACGGCGCTGCGGATGCTCGCGGGCCTCGAGGAGATCGACAGCGGCTCGATCCGGATCGACGGCGAGAACATGGTCGGGGTCGCCTCCCGCGACCGGGACATCGCCATGGTGTTCCAGAACTACGCGCTCTACCCGAACAAGACCGTCGGGGAGAACATGGCGTTCCCGCTGAAGATGGCCGGGATCGACAAGGCCGAGCGGGCGGTCAAGGTCAAGGAGGCCGCCGAGATCCTCGGCCTGACCGACTACCTCGACCGCAAGCCGCGCGCCCTGTCCGGCGGCCAGCGTCAGCGCGTCGCGATGGGCCGGGCGATCGTGCGCGAGCCGCGGGTCTTCCTGATGGACGAGCCGCTGTCGAACCTCGACGCGAAGATGCGGGTGCAGACCCGCACCGAGATCGCGGCACTGCAGCGACGTCTGGGCGTCACCACCGTCTACGTCACCCACGACCAGGTCGAGGCCATGACGATGGGCGACCGCGTCGCGCTGCTCGCCGACGGGAAGCTGCAGCAGTTCGCCAGCCCGGCCGACCTGTACGACCGGCCGCAGAACGCGTTCGTCGCCGGGTTCATCGGTTCGCCGGCGATGAACCTGTTCACCGCGAAGGTGACCGAGCGCGGGGTGACCCTCGCCGGGCGGGAGGTCGCGCTGCCCCAGGACGTCCGGTCGACGATCGGGGCGCACCAGCTCACCGAGGTGACCCTGGGCATCCGTCCCGAGCAGTGGACGGTCTCCCCCGACGGCGGCGAGGGCATCCCGGCCCGGGTCGACGTCGTCGAGGAGCTCGGGTCCGACGCCTACCTCTACGGCACCCTGGCCGAGTCCTCCGGCGACCTGTCGGCGACGGCGTCGCTCACCGGCTCGCGCGACGACGCCGTCGTCGTGCGGACCGCGGGGCGCACCGGGGCGCGGCGCGGGGACCGGGTCGCACTGACGCCGTCGGCCGAGGGGCTGCACCTGTTCCACCCGGAGAGCGGCGACCGGCTCTGA
- the rlmN gene encoding 23S rRNA (adenine(2503)-C(2))-methyltransferase RlmN: protein MSSLPLVFDAPRRGTPPRHLADVDPADRAAVAQELGVPRFRLDQLARHWFGRLTDDLDTMSDLGGDVREKLRPLLPPLVTPLTEKACDGGATRKTLWRGHDGVLAESVLMRYPDRATVCISSQAGCGMACPFCATGQGGLQRNLSTAEIVDQVRRAAAQARDGVLDDPTRLSNVVFMGMGEPLANYKRVVAAVRRITEPAPDGLGISARGVTVSTVGLVPAIDRLRAEGIPVTLAISLHCPDDELRDTLVPVNNRWKVAEVLDAGRRYATTTGRRVSIEYALIRDVNDQPWRADMLAKVLRQHIGTSRVHVNLIPLNPTPGSEWDASPKPVEEEFVRRVRAAGVACTVRDTRGQEIDAACGQLAASHPG, encoded by the coding sequence ATGTCCAGCCTCCCGCTCGTCTTCGACGCACCCCGCCGCGGTACTCCGCCCCGCCACCTCGCCGACGTCGACCCGGCCGACCGTGCCGCCGTCGCGCAGGAGCTCGGCGTACCGCGGTTCCGCCTCGACCAGTTGGCCCGCCACTGGTTCGGTCGTCTCACCGACGACCTCGACACCATGAGCGACCTCGGCGGTGACGTCCGGGAGAAGCTGCGCCCGCTGCTCCCGCCGCTGGTCACGCCGCTGACCGAGAAGGCCTGCGACGGCGGCGCCACCCGCAAGACGCTGTGGCGCGGCCACGACGGCGTGCTCGCCGAGAGCGTGCTGATGCGCTACCCGGACCGGGCGACGGTCTGCATCTCCAGCCAGGCCGGCTGCGGGATGGCCTGCCCGTTCTGCGCCACCGGCCAGGGCGGCCTGCAGCGCAACCTGTCGACCGCCGAGATCGTCGACCAGGTCCGCCGCGCCGCCGCCCAGGCCCGCGACGGCGTGCTGGACGACCCGACCCGGCTGTCGAACGTCGTGTTCATGGGGATGGGCGAGCCGCTCGCCAACTACAAGCGGGTCGTCGCCGCCGTCCGCCGGATCACCGAGCCGGCCCCGGACGGGCTGGGCATCTCCGCGCGCGGGGTCACCGTGTCCACCGTCGGGCTCGTCCCGGCGATCGACCGGCTCCGCGCGGAGGGGATCCCGGTCACCCTGGCCATCTCGCTGCACTGCCCGGACGACGAGCTGCGCGACACCCTCGTACCGGTCAACAACCGGTGGAAGGTGGCCGAGGTCCTCGATGCGGGCCGCCGCTACGCGACCACGACCGGCCGCCGCGTCTCCATCGAGTACGCGCTGATCCGCGACGTGAACGACCAGCCGTGGCGCGCCGACATGCTGGCGAAGGTCCTGCGGCAGCACATCGGCACGTCCCGGGTGCACGTCAACCTCATCCCGCTGAACCCGACGCCGGGCAGCGAGTGGGACGCCTCGCCGAAACCCGTCGAGGAGGAGTTCGTGCGCCGGGTGCGCGCGGCCGGCGTCGCCTGCACCGTCCGCGACACCCGCGGCCAGGAGATCGACGCGGCCTGCGGACAGCTCGCCGCGTCGCATCCGGGCTGA